The DNA segment GCGCGAGACGTTCGACGCCGCGCTGGACACTTGCGAGAAGATCGCCGCCGACCTGTTCGCGCCGCACAACAAGAAGAACGACCAGCAGGAACCCGAATTCGACGGCGACACCGTCACCATCATCCCCGAGGTCGGCACCGCGCTGAAGGCCTTCTGCGAGGCCGGCCTGATGGCCGCCGGCCAGGATTACGAGCTGGGCGGCATGCAGCTGCCGGTAGTCGTGGAAAAGGCCGGCTTCGCCTACTTCAAGGGCGCCAACGTTGGCACCAGTTCCTATCCCTTCCTGACCATCGGCAACGCCAACCTGCTGCTGACGCACGGTACGCCGATGCAGGTCGAGACCTTCGTCAAGCCGGAGATGGAAGGGCGCTTCTTCGGCACCATGTGCCTGTCGGAGCCGCAGGCCGGCTCGTCGCTGTCGGATATCACGACGCGCGCCGAGTACGAGGGCGAATCGCCGCTGGGCGCGCAATATCGCCTGCGCGGCAACAAGATGTGGATTTCCGCCGGCGAGCACGAGCTTTCGGACAACATCGTCCACCTGGTGCTGGCCAAGATCCCCGGCCCGGACGGCAAGCTGATCCCGGGCGTGAAGGGTATCTCGCTGTTTATCGTGCCCAAGTACCTGGTCAACGAGGACGGCTCTCTGGGCGAGCACAACGACGTGGTGCTGGCCGGCCTGAACCACAAGATGGGCTACCGCGGCACCACCAACTGCCTGCTGAACTTCGGCGAGGGCATGAAGTACAAGCCGGGAGGCAAGGCCGGTGCGATCGGCTACCTGGTGGGCGAGGCGCACAAGGGCCTGGCCTGCATGTTCCACATGATGAACGAGGCGCGCATCGGCGTGGGCCTGGGCGCGGTGATGCTGGGCTATACCGGCTATCTGCATGCGCTCGACTATGCGCGCAACCGTCCGCAAGGCCGCCCCGTCGGCCCCGGCGGCAAGGACGCCGCCAGCCCGCAGGTGAAGCTGGTCGAGCACGCCGATATCCGCCGCATGCTGCTGGCGCAGAAGAGCTATGTCGAGGGTGGCCTGGCGCTGAACCTGTATTGCGCGCGGCTGGTTGACGAAGAAGAAGCCGCTGCCACCGCCGGTGACCAGGAAGCGCACGCGCGCCTGGCGCTGCTGCTCGACATCCTGACCCCGATAGCCAAGAGCTGGCCGTCGCAATGGTGCCTGGAGGCCAACAACCTGGCGATCCAGGTGCATGGCGGCTACGGCTATACCCGCGAATACAACGTCGAGCAGTTCTACCGCGACAACCGCCTGAACCCCATCCACGAAGGCACGCACGGTATCCAGGGCCTGGACCTGCTGGGCCGCAAGGTGGTGATGAAGGATGGCGCCGCGTTCAAGCTGCTGGGCGAGCGCGTGCAGGCCACCATCGGCCGCGCGCTGGCCGCGGACGATGCCGAGCTGGCGGGGCAGGCGCGCGCGCTTGGCGCCGCAACGCAGCGCCTGGCCGAAGTGACCCAGACGCTGTGGAGCGCCGGCGATTCCAACGTGACGCTGGCCAACGCGTCGGTCTACCTGGAAGCCTTCGGGCATGTGGTGGTCGCGTGGATCTGGCTGGAGCAGGCACTGCTGGCGCAAGCCGCGCTGGCGCAGGCGAGCGGCAAGGAAGACCAGGACTTCTATCGCGGCAAGCTGGCCGCGGCGGCGTACTTCTTCCGCTTCGAGTTGCCCAGGGTCGGCCCTCAGTTCGACCTGCTGGCGTCGCTCGACCGCACCACGCTGGACATGCAGGACGCGTGGTTCTGACCTCTGGTTCTGACCGATTACTACTGATTCAAAGACAACCAAGGAAGAGACACATGCGCACCATCCAGCAACTGTTTGACCTGAAGGGCAAGACCGCACTGATCACCGGCGGCTCGCGCGGCCTTGGCCTGCAGATCGCCGAGGCACTGGGCGAGCAGGGCGCGCGTATCGTGCTGTCGGCGCGCAAGGCCGACGAACTGCGCGCGGCGCAGGAACACCTGAAGGGCCTGGGTATCGAGGCCGACTGGATCGCCGCCGACGGCTCGCAGGAGTCCGAGATCGCACGCCTGGCCGACGAAGCCATCGCCAGGCTTGGCCACGTCGACATCCTGGTCAACAACGCCGGCGCCACCTGGGGTGCGCCGGCGGAAGACCATCCCGTGGAGGCGTGGGACAAGGTGATGAACCTGAACATCCGCGGCCTGTTCCTGCTGAGCCAGCGCATCGGCAAGCTGTCGATGATCCCGCGCCGCTATGGCCGCATCATCAACGTGGCGTCGATCGCTGGCCTGGCCGGTAATCCGCCGGGGTCGATGGACACCATCGCCTACAACACCTCCAAGGGCGCCGTGGTCAACTTCACCCGCACGCTGGCGGGCGAGTGGGGCGAGCACAACATCACCGTCAACGCGCTGGCACCGGGCTTCTTCCCGTCCAAGATGACCAAGGGCTCGCTGGAGCGCATGGGCGTCGATGCGATGTGCGCCGGCGTGCCGCTGCACCGCCTGGGCGACGACGAAGACCTGAAGGGCGCGGCGCTGCTGTTCGCCAGCGATGCCGGCAAGCACATCACCGGGCAGATCCTGGCGGTCGACGGCGGCGTGAGCGCAGTCTGAGCGACAGCCTGCGTTTGCGGCAATAATGCGGGATCGGCGCCGGCGGGCAAGCTGCCACCGGCGCCTCTCCAACCCCCACTTCCACTCGCATTGCCATGAACCAGTACACCGGCTCCCTGAGCCATATCCCGTTCCTTGCCGACCTCGGCGTGACCTGCACTGTCGCAGAGGGCGGGCGCAGCGAGATTTCGCTGCCGGTTGAAAAGCGTCACCAGAACAGCTGGGACATGGCCCACGGCGGCGTGATCATGACGCTGCTCGACGTGGCCATGGCGGTGGCCGGCCGCAGCAGCGATGCCGATGGCCGCGGCGTGGTCACCATCGAGATGAAGAGCAGCTTCATGGCGCCGGGCCGTGGCCAACTGACCGCGCGCGGCACCACCGTGCATCGCACCACCACCATGGTGTTCTGCGAGGCCGAGATCGTCGATGCCGAGGGCAAGACCGTGGCGCGCGGCTCGGGCACGTTCAAGTACATCCGGCGCATGCCGCCGCAGCGCCCGGGCGAAACCGATACCGGCGCCGACGGCTGAGCGCCGGCGCCAGGACATGCGGGGCGGATCACGCCCCGCTTTAGCAGTTTCCATGCAGTTTCCATCTCCCATTGGAAGGAACCCGACCATGTCCAACACGTTCAAGCGCATCGTCCTGGCCTCGCGTCCCGAGGGCGCGGTGACGCCGGCCAATTTCCGGCTGGAAGAAGTGCCCGTGCCGCAGATCGCCAACGGCCAGGTGCTGGTGCGCAACCACTACCTGTCGCTCGACCCGTATATGCGCGGGCGCATGAACGACAGCAAGTCGTACGCCGCGCCGCAGCCGCTCAACGAGGTGATGATCGGCGGCACCGTTGGTGAAGTGGTGGAGAGCAAGAACAGCAAGTTCAAGCCGGGCGACAAGGTCGTCGGGATGTTCGGCTGGCAGGAAATGGGTGTCAGCGACGGCACCGGCCTGCAGCCCGTCGATACCACGCATATTCCGCTGTCGGCCTACCTGGGCTCGGTCGGCATGCCGGGCGTGACCGCATGGTATGGCCTGAACAAGATCATCCAGCCCAAGGCGGGCGGGACCATCGCGGTCAGCGCCGCGTCGGGCGCGGTCGGCAGCGTGGTTGGCCAGCTGGCCAAGCTGGCGGGCTGCCGCGCGGTTGGCTTTGCCGGCGGCAAGGACAAGTGCGACTACGTGGTCAATGAGCTGGGGTTCGACGCCTGTATCGACTACAAGGCGGCGAAGGATCCCAAGGAGCTCTACACCATGCTCAAGGAAGCCACGCCCGACGGCATCGATGGCTATTTTGAAAACGTCGGCGGCGAGATCTTCGACGCGGTGCTGTCGCGCATGAACGCCTTCGGCCGCATCGCCATGTGCGGCATGATCGCCGGCTATGACGGCCAGCCGCTGCCGCTGAAGAATCCGCAGCTGATCCTGGTCTCGCGCCTGACGATCGAGGGCTTTATCGTCTCCGAGCATATGGACGTGTGGCCGCAGGCGCTGAAGGAGCTGGGCACCGCGGTTGCGCAGGGCAAGCTGAAGTTCCGCGAGAGCATCGCCGAAGGCCTGGCCAGCGCGCCGGAAGCCTTCATGGGCCTGCTCAAGGGCAAGAACTTCGGCAAGCAGCTGGTCAGGCTGGTCTGAGCGCAGCACCGGCACCCCCGTGTCCCCACGGGTTTGCCGGGCAGGACAACGCAGGCAATACAAGAGGAGGAGACACCCATGAATGCCCCGCAAGTTCCGCAAGTCCAGCAAGTTCCCCAGGCAACCGATGACGAGATCGGCGCCGGCCTGCCTGAAGAGGTCAAGGCCCGCTACCGCAACCTGCCGCGGCCGCCGCAGTTTGCCACCGCCGCCGAAGAGCGGCTGCACCGCAAGCAGCGCGTGGCCGCCGCCTTCCGCCTGTTCTCGAAATTCGGCTTCGATGAAGGCGTGGCCGGCCACATCACGGCGCGCGATCCCGAGTTCACCGACACCTTCTGGGTCAATCCCTTCGGCGTGCATTTCAGCCAGGTCAAGGTCTCCAACCTGATCCGCTGCGATCACCACGGCGACGTGGTGGAGGGCGATTACCCGGTCAACGCCGCGGCCTTCGCGATCCATTCCCGCGTGCACCAGACCCGGCCCGACGCGGTCGCCGCCGCGCACTCGCACAGCACCTATGGCCGCGCCTGGTCGACGCTGGGCCGCCCGCTCGATGCGCTGACGCAGGACGTGTGCGCGTTCTACAACGACCACGCGGTCTACGACGATTTCGGCGGCGTGGTGGTGGAGCTTGACGAAGGCCAGCGCATCGCCAACGCGCTCGGGCAGAGCAAGGCCGCGATCCTGCAGAACCATGGCCTGCTGACGGTCGGCAAGACCGTCGACGAGGCCGCGTGGTGGTTCATCACCATGGAGCGTTCGTGCCAGGTGCAACTGCTGGCCGAAGCCGCCGCGGCGCGCACGCAGGCGCCCCTGAAAGTCATTTCCGACGCGGCCGCGCGCCAGGCGTTCTCGATCGTCGGCACTGCGCAGGCGGGCTGGTTCCAGTTCCAGCCGCTGTACGCGCGCATCGTCAAGGAACAGCCCGATCTGCTGGACTGATCGCCGGCATCGGGTGTTGCAGCACGGCCGCCGGCTGGCGGCCATTCTTGCAGTCGTTCCACTGACAGGGAGGTGGCTCGCATGGCAGACATCATTCTTCACCAGTACGCAACCTCGCCGTTCTCGGAAAAAGTCCGGCTGCTGCTGGGCGCCAAGGGCCTCGCATGGCAGGCGGTGGAAATCCCCGCCATCCTGCCCAAGCCCGACCTGCTGTCGCTGACCGGCGGCTACCGGCGCACGCCGGTGATGCAGGTCGGCGCCGACATTTATTGCGACACGGCATTGATCTGCGAGGTCATCGACGCGCTGGCGCCATCCGCGCCGCTGTATCCGCCCGTGCAGGCCGCGGCGGCGCGCATGATGGCGGCGTGGTTCGACAGTGCGCTGTTCACTGCCGCCGCGACTTACGTGTTCCAGCCGGCCGGCGTCGCCAGCATGCTGGGCCATTTGTCGCCGGCGCAGATCCAGGCGTTTGTCGCCGACCGCAAGGCCATGCGGGGCGACACCAACGCGCTGCGCATGCCGTTGCCCGAGGCCACCGCGCAGCTGCATGAAACCTTCGGCAGAGTGGAAACGCAGTTTGCTGCCGGCGTCGAGCATGTCGCCGGGCCATTGCTGTCGGTGGCGGATTTTTCGCTGTACCACAACCTCTGGTTTATCCGCCGCGCCGGCGCGCTGGCGCAGATGCTGGAGGCGTATCCCAGGCTGCAGGCCTGGTATGCGCGCATGAATGCCTTCGGCCACGGGCGTCCCCGTGTGATCGACGGCGAGCAGGCCATCGGCGTGGCGCGCAGCGCCGACCCGGTGGCGCTCGAAGAAGGCGTGCGCGAGGGTGAAGGCGTGCAGCAGGGCGACCCGGTCACGGTCACGCCCACCGACTACGCACGCGACCCGGTGGCAGGCGTCTTGCTGGCACTGGGCCCGCACCGCGTCACGCTGCGCCGGCAGGACCCGCGCGCCGGCGCGCTCAACGTGCATTTCCCGCGGCAGGGCTACCAGGTGCAGCGCGCCGCCTGAACCGGCGCTGCGCTGCGTCGCTGCGCGCGGCCATCCACCTACAGATTTCACGCGACAGGACAGACGACATGAAGGATTTTTCCAACAAGGTAGCCGTCATCACCGGTGGTGCTTCGGGGTTTGGCAAGGAATTTGCCCGCATCGGCGCCGATCTCGGCATGAAGCTGGTGCTGGCCGACGTGCAGGAAGACGCGCTGGACGCGACCGTGGCCGAATTCAAGGCGCGCAACGTGCCGGTGATCGGGCTGCGCACCGATGTGTCGCGCGCCGAGCAGGTGCAGGCGCTGGCCGATGCCGCCATGGAGGCGTTCGGGCAGGTCAACCTGCTGTTCAACAATGCTGGCGTGGGCGCGGGGGGACTGCTCTGGGAAAACTCGCTGCGGGACTGGGAATGGGTGCTCGGCGTCAATCTCTACGGCGTGATCCACGGCGTGCGCATCTTCACGCCGCTGATGGTGGCCGCCGCGGAGAAGGACCCATCGTACCAGGGCCATATCGTCAACACCGCGTCGATGGCAGGACTGCTCAACCCGCCGGCGATGGGCGTGTACAACGTGTCCAAGCACGCGGTGGTGTCGCTGTCGGAAACGCTGTACCAGGACCTGGGGCTGGTCAGCGAGCAGGTGCGTTGCTCGGTACTGTGCCCGTATTTCGTGCCCACTGGCATCAACCAGTCGCAGCGCAACCGGCCGGCGGAGCTGGCCAACCAGACGCCGCCGACGCGCTCGCAGCTGGTGTCGCAGGCGCTGTCGGACAAGGCGGTCGGTTCCGGCAAGGTGACCGCGGCCGAGGTCGCGCAGCAAACCTTCGATGCCATCCGCGCCGATAGCTTCTATATTTATTCGCATCCGCAGGCACTGGCGCCGGTACGCCAGCGCTTCGAGGACATCGTCGGGCCGCGCAACCCCGGCGATCCCTTTGCCGACAAGCCCGAAGTCCGTGCGGGCCTCGTTGCCGCGCTGCGCGGCTGACACGCCAACGCTACCAACGAGGAGCCACGCACATGGAGACCACCATGGCCGCCCCCGCCGCCGTGATCCGGCACCTGCAGTACGCCAGCCTGTCCAACGGCACCCGTCTGCACTACGCCAGCGCCGGCGAGCGCGGCAAGCCGCTGATGCTGTTCGTGCACGGATTTCCCGAATTCTGGTACGAATGGGAAGCCCAGCTGGCCGAGTTCGGGCGCACGCACTTCGCCGTCGCGCCCGACCTGCGCGGCTTTAACCTGTCGAGCAAGCCGGGCGACGTAGCGTCCTACCGACCGCGCCATATCGTCGAAGACCTGGTGCAGTTCATCGGCGCACTGGGTTATGACCAGGCCATCGTTGTCGCGCACGACTGGGGTGGCGCGATCTGCTGGAACCTGGCGATCCAGTTCCCGCAACTCGTGCGCCAGCTCGTCATCATCAACTCGCCGCACCCGTACCTGTTCGCGCGCGCGCTGGCCACCGATCCGGAGCAGCAGGCCGCTTCCGCCTACATGAACTGGCTGCGCAAGTCCGGCTCGGAAAGGGCATTGGCCGCCAACGACTTCGCGCTGCTGGACCGCATGCTGGCGGATGCCGACGGCAAGCCGGCCGCGTGGTACACGCCGGAGACGCGCGAGCGCTACCACGCCGCGTGGTCGCAGCCGGGCGCAGAGGGTGAAGAGGGCGTGCATCCGCTGGCCGGCGGCGTCAACTTCTACCGCGCCTCGCCGATGCGGCCGCCCGGCGATGGCGAAGCGGGACCGGACCTGTCGCAGCTGGATCCGGCCAGGTTTGTCATCCGCGTGCCGACGCTGGTGATCTGGGGCGAACGCGACCGCGCCTTGCCGAAATCCCTGCTCGATGGCCTGGAGGACTTTGTCACGGACCTGCGCCTGGAGCGCATCCCGGACGGCACCCACTGGGTCGTCCACGAGCAGCCGGAGCACGTCAACCTGCTGATCCGCAGCGCATTGCCAGCGGGCTAGCCGACGACGGCCAGGCTGTGCTCCGCCCAGGCCTGCGCCACAAGTTCTGACGCAGGCCCCGGCGGCCAGCGTCAGGCCAGGCGCTCGCGGTACAGGCGGTAGTTCTCGTCGTCGAAGCAGACGAAGGTCACCTGCTCGATCTCGGGCGCTGCCGCCAGTGCCTCGCGCACCGCGGCTATGGCGATATCCGCCGCGCGCTCGCGCGGGAAGCCGTAAATGCCGGTGCTGATATTGGGGAAGGCGAGCGTGCGCAGGTGGTGCTGCGTGGCTACGCGGATGCTGTTGCGGTAGGCGTCGGCAAGCTGTTCGTCCTCGCCTTGCCCGCCGCCGTGCCAGACCGGCCCGACCGCGTGGATGACGTACGGCGCGGGCAGGCGCCCGCCGGTGGTGATGACTGCCTCGCCGGTGGGGCAACCGCCGTTCGCGTCGCGGATCGCGCGGCAGGCCTCCATGATGGCGGGGCCGCCGGCCCCGTGGATGGCGCCGTCAACGCCGCCGCCGCCCAGCAGGCCGCTGTTGGCCGCGTTGACGATGGCATCGACTTCCATCCGGGTGATGTCGCCATGGACTACCTGCAGGTGCTCGCCGGTCATGTCGTCTCCTGGTTTGAGAGCGCGCCCGCCGCGGTGCCGGCGGGCCATCTTGCTGCTACGTACTACATGGATTGCTCAAGCATACGCCGATAATCGGCCGCGCTGGCTTCTTTGGGGTTGGTCTTGTGGCAATGGTCGGCCAGCGCGCCGGCGATCACCTTGTCGAACATGTCCTCGGTGACGCCCATCTGGCGCAGGCCGGTGGGCAAGCCCAGGCGCGCGGTCATGTCATGCACGGCTTGCGCGAGATCGGCGCCGTCGGGCAAATGCATGGCGCGGCGCAGGCGCGCGTAGCGGTCGTCGCGCACCACCGTGGGCGCGTCGGCGTTGAAGCGCAGCACCGCCGGCATCACCACCGCGTTGAGCGTGCCGTGGTGCAGGCCGGTGCGGCCGTCGATCTTCAGCCCGCCCAGCGGGTGCGACAGCGAATGCACGCAGCCCAGGCCCTTCTGGAATGCCATCGCGCCCTGCATCGATGCGCTCATCATGTTCAGCCGCGCGTCGCGGTCCTGGCCGTCGCGGGTGGCGCGCTCGATATGGGTCCAGCCGCGCTCCAGCCCGTCCAGCGCGATGCCGTCGGCGGGCGGGTTGAAGGCGGGGGCGAGATAGGTCTCGATGCAGTGCGCGATCGCATCCATGCCGGTGGCAGCGGTCAGCCCCGCGGGCAGGCCCAGCGTCAGCTCCGGATCGCAGATGGCCGACTTGGGCAGCAGGTGCCACGAGTGGAAGCCCAGCTTGCGTCCGTCGTCCAGGATGATGATGGCGCCGCGCGCCACTTCGCTGCCGGTGCCCGAGGTGGTGGGCACGGCGATCAGCGGCGCGGCCTGGTCGGTGATCTTGATGCTGCCGCCTTCGATGGTGGCATAGGTGGTCAGCTCGCCCGGGTGGGTGGCGAGGATGGCGATGCCCTTGGCCAGGTCGATCGACGATCCGCCGCCCACCGCCACCAGCCCGTCGCAGCCGGCCTCGCGGTATTGCCCGGCGGCCTTGCGCACCATCGCCTCGGTCGGGTTCGACGGCGTCTCGTCGAACACCGCGACCTGCAGCCCCTGCATCGCGTCGATGGCGCGCTGGGCCACGCCGGCGGCGACCACGCCCTTGTCGGTCACCAGCAGCGGACGGCGGATGCCGATGCGTTCGCACTCCGACTTGAGCAGGCTGACTGCGCCGAAATCCAGGTGGATGTTGGTCAGATAGTAGATAAACGCCATATTTGTTTGTCTCCTGCAGGGTTCTGCCGCGATCTGGGGTCCGGGTAAGGCACTGGCCAGGTGCGCCGCCTTCGGTTTCAATGGGTTGTCGTGGCCCCGTGCCGCGCGTCAGCCGATCATCGCGCAAAAACTGGCCGCGTGGCAGGCTGGCGTGAGGCTTTTGGGGTTATCTCGTACTGCCTCGTTTCAGAAACATCTGGCATCATACTAAAATCGAACGATCGTTCACTATTCGAACTTCCACCGATGCGGGCGGCGTCCGCGACACGCCGGCCGCTGCAGCCGGAGTTCGGATTTAACTGATTTCTTCATGTCCGCCGTACCGTCTTCCGACAACCCAACGCCCGGCCTGCCGTCGGCGCCGCTTGACCCGCAGGTGGCGCAGCTGCTGGAACTGATCGCCCGCGCCAAGCGGCCGCCGATCAACGCACTGGATCCGGAGGACGCCAAGATCGCCTACGAGAAAAGCGCGCCGATCCTCGACATCAGCCCGCCCGCCGTGCACACGACCGAAGACCTGCACGTGCCTGCGCGTGATGGCCATGCCATCCCGGCGCGGCTGTACACGCCGCGCGAGGCCAGCTGGGCCGAGCCGTTGCCACTGCTGGTGTACTTCCATGGCGGCGGCTTTACGGTCGGCAGCGTCAGTTCGCACGACGCGCTGTGCCGGCTGCTGTGCAGCCAGGCCGATTGCATGGTGCTGTCCGTGGATTACCGCCTCGGACCGCAATGGCGCTTTCCCACCGCGGTCAACGACGCGTTCGACGCGCTGCACTGGATTTTTGCGCAAGCCGGGCGGCTGGGCGCCGACCCGGCCCGCATCGCGCTGGGCGGCGACAGCGCCGGCGGCACGCTGGCAGCGGCCAGCGCGGTGGAGGCACGCAACGCAGGGCTCGCGCCCGTGTTGCAGATGCTGCTCTATCCCGGCACCTGCGCGCGCCAGGACACGCCATCGCACCGCGCGCTGGCCGAGGGCTACCTGCTGACCGCCGGGATGATCCGCTGGTTCTTCTCCCAGTACCTGGACCAGGAAGCCAGCCGCGACGACTGGCGCTTTGCCCCGCTGGACGGTGGGGGCACCGGCGCCGATGTGCGCAATGTGTGCCCGGCGTGGATCGCGGTGGCGGGCTACGACCCGCTGCATGACGAAGGCGTCGCATACGGCGCCAAGCTGCGCGCCGCCGGCGTGCCGGCCACGCTGGCGAACTACCCCGGCATGATCCATGATTTCTTCAAGCTGGGCCGGTTCGTGCCGGCGGTGGCGCAGGCGCATGCCGACGCCGTTGCCGCGCTGCGCACAGCATTCGACCAGCCCTGAACACAAAAAAGCAGCACCGACAATTTTCAGCAGTGACTTGCAGCACAAGGAGACCTAGTCAAATGCAACGCCGCCATTTCCTCGCCCGCGCGGGCCTCGCCGCCGCCACCGCAGCCATCGGCCTGGCCGCCATGCCTGCCCAGGCACAGGCCGACAAGTTCCCGCAGCGCCCGATCCGCCTGGTGATCGGCTATACCGCCGGCGGCTCCACCGACATCCCGTTCCGCGTCCTGGCCGAGAACGCGTCCAAGATCCTGGGCCAGCCGGTGATCGTCGAGAACAAGCCCGGCGCCGGTGGCGTGCTGCCCGCGCAGATGATGCAGGCGACCGCGCCCGACGGCTACACGCTGGCGCAGGTCGCCATGCCGGTCTACCGCCTGCCGTACACCACCAAGATCAACTGGGACCCGGTCAAGGACCTGAACTACATCATCAACCTCGCCGGCTATTCGTTCGGCCTGGTGGTGCCGGCCGATTCGCCGATCAAGACCATGCAGGAGTACGTCGCCTACGCCAAGGCCAATCCGGGCAAGCTGACCTATGGCACGCCAGGCAGCATGACCACGCTGCACCTGACCATGGAGGAGCTGGCGCTGAAGCAGGGCGTGCAGTTCTCGCACATCCCTTACAAGGGCAATGCGGAATCGATGCAGGCACTGCTGGGCGGCCACGTGATGTCGGTGGCCGATACGCCGGCCTGGGCGCCATACGTGGAGCAGGGCAAGCTGCGCCTGCTGTCGACCTGGGGCGAAAAGCGCTCGGCGCGCTTCCCCAACGTGCCGACGCTGAAGGAACTGGGCATGGGGATCGTGCAGACCTCGCCGTTCGGCCTGGTCGCGCCCAAGGGCACGGACCCGAAGATCGTGCAGAAGCTGCATGACGCCTTCAAGAAGGCGATGGAAATGCCCAACTACCGCGAATCGCTGGCCAAGTTCGACATGGAGCCGTTCTACATGAACAGCCAGCAGTACGCACAGTTCGCGGCCGAAACCGTCAAGAAGGAAAAGGCGATCATCGAGAAGCTTGGCCTGGCCAAGCCGCAGTAAGCCAGCGCCGATTCCATTCAGCCAGGCCGCCGCGCCTGCCGGCCCTGTGCCGGCGGGACGGCGGCCTGATGCTATGCATCGCTCAGGCAAGCAACCAAGGAGACCATGTCAATGGCCAAAGAGGAGTTCCGCCACACCATCCCGCTGCGCGTGCGCTGGTCCGAAGTCGACCCCCAGTCGATCGTCTTCAATGCGCACTACCTGACCTATTGCGATATCTGCGTGACCGAGTACTGGCGTGCGCTGGGGATCCGCTATCCGGAGGACGTGCTGCACGCGCATGGCGTGGATATCTTCGTGGTCAAGTCCACGCTTGAATATCACGCGTCGGCGCGGTTTGACGATGAGCTGGAACTGCGAGGGCGCATGGCGCGGCTGGGGCGGTCCAGCATGTTGTTCCGGGTGGAGATGTACCGGGGCGACGAGCACCTGATCACCGGTGAAATCGTCTATGTGTGCGCGGACCCGGCGACGCAGCAGTCGGCGGCGATCCCGGGGGTGGTGCGGGAGATTATCGAAGGGTATGAGGTGGTGAAGCCGGCCATGTGACTGGCCAGAGGCGCCACCATCCTGTCGGCGCCCACGCCTTAGCTCCAGTTCTTTGCAAAAGTCACTGCAAATAGGACGTTTCCGATTGCTTCTCGTCGCCGATTTCGGCCCACTGATATTCGGTAAAAGCCGATTTCGCACGAGGAGCAATGATGCCAGATACTCGCTACGCACTCCGGAACGGAGACAAGACCAGCACTAGTGGCGTACTTGTCGCCACGGGCCGCAGCGTCTTCCACCATGACACGACGATAGGTGTGGAAGGTGACTACGCAACCTGCCCAGTCTGTAAAGCTGGCGGTCCTGTGATGAATGACTGCTACCCAGCTTTCGATATTGGCGGAAAGCAGGTATTGGTCAGTGGTGCGCACGTCTACTGCAGGTGCCAAACGAAGCCGGTCGTGCTGCCATCGCAACATGATTTCACCATCGAGGTAAACCGGCTAGGCCGCAGCATCGCTACCAACCCTGGGCCCTCCACGATTCTTGGTGAAACCAGTTATACGGGCAGTCATAAATGCGACGAGCTAATCGTTCTAGTGGACGAGGATGGCTATCCAGTGGCCCACCAGCGCTACAAAATCACCACAGAAAATGGATGGATTCATGAGGGCATGACCAACGAGGCCGGTGAAGCGAGTCGGATTAGCACCGATGGTCCGAGCAAGCTCACGATCGAATTGGTATGAGTGAAGTCATGTCAAATTTCATGCGGAACAATGTCGCTACAACGAATTCCCGTGACGGCAGCCGGCATGCTGTCATCGTCGAAACGCGCTACGTAAAACTGGATGAGAATACATACGGTTGGCTAAGAATCGCCTTGGCCGATGGTGGCTTTGATTTTCTCTGCGAATATACCAAGGTGACAATGGTGAAAACAGAGAATGGGCGCACCCATTTCAAGGTCGCTGATGGATGGAGCGCCAGTGTTGGTAAAACGGCGAGCCTGTCCGAAGAAAACGCCGCAAAGCATTTGGTGAAATCCGCCCCCGCTAACAGAATGGAGACCGTGAGGATAAAGTATGGCCCACGAAAGGAGGAGGTGTCGCCGTTTAAAGGTCGGTTGTTGCAGCAATG comes from the Cupriavidus sp. P-10 genome and includes:
- a CDS encoding tripartite tricarboxylate transporter substrate binding protein; protein product: MQRRHFLARAGLAAATAAIGLAAMPAQAQADKFPQRPIRLVIGYTAGGSTDIPFRVLAENASKILGQPVIVENKPGAGGVLPAQMMQATAPDGYTLAQVAMPVYRLPYTTKINWDPVKDLNYIINLAGYSFGLVVPADSPIKTMQEYVAYAKANPGKLTYGTPGSMTTLHLTMEELALKQGVQFSHIPYKGNAESMQALLGGHVMSVADTPAWAPYVEQGKLRLLSTWGEKRSARFPNVPTLKELGMGIVQTSPFGLVAPKGTDPKIVQKLHDAFKKAMEMPNYRESLAKFDMEPFYMNSQQYAQFAAETVKKEKAIIEKLGLAKPQ
- a CDS encoding YbgC/FadM family acyl-CoA thioesterase gives rise to the protein MAKEEFRHTIPLRVRWSEVDPQSIVFNAHYLTYCDICVTEYWRALGIRYPEDVLHAHGVDIFVVKSTLEYHASARFDDELELRGRMARLGRSSMLFRVEMYRGDEHLITGEIVYVCADPATQQSAAIPGVVREIIEGYEVVKPAM
- a CDS encoding PAAR domain-containing protein, producing the protein MMPDTRYALRNGDKTSTSGVLVATGRSVFHHDTTIGVEGDYATCPVCKAGGPVMNDCYPAFDIGGKQVLVSGAHVYCRCQTKPVVLPSQHDFTIEVNRLGRSIATNPGPSTILGETSYTGSHKCDELIVLVDEDGYPVAHQRYKITTENGWIHEGMTNEAGEASRISTDGPSKLTIELV